Within Deinococcus actinosclerus, the genomic segment CCTGACCCTGCGCTTCGTGTCGAACGTGGACGGCACCGACCTGACCGAGAAGACCCGTGACCTCAACCCGGCCGAGACGCTGGTCATCGTGAGTTCCAAGACCTTCACCACGCAGGAAACCATGGCGAACGCCCGCAGCGCCCGCGCGTGGCTCCTCGCGGCGCTGGGCGACGAGTCGGCCGTCGCGCGGCACTTCGTGGCCGTGTCCACCAACGCCGAGGCGGTCCAGCAGTTCGGGATCGACACCGCCAACATGTTCGGCTTCTGGGACTGGGTGGGCGGCCGGTACTCCATGGACAGCGCCATCGGCCTGAGCCTGATGCTCGCCGTCGGCCCCGCCGGGTTCCACGAGCTGCTTGCCGGCTTCCACGCCATGGACGAGCACTTCCGCACCGCCCCGCTGGAGAGCAACCTGCCCGCCCTGCTGGGCATGCTGGGCATCTGGTACAACAACTTCTTCGGTGCCCAGAGCCACGCCGTGCTGCCCTACGACCAGTACCTCGCGTACTTCCCCGCGTACCTGCAACAGCTCGACATGGAAAGCAACGGCAAACACATCACCCTGGACGGCAGGGCGGTGGACTACCAGACCGGCCCGGTCATCTGGGGGCAGCCCGGCACGAACGGCCAGCACGCCTTCTACCAGCTGATCCACCAGGGCACCAAACTCATCCCCTGCGACTTCATCGGCTTCTGCCAGACCCTCAACCCCCTGCCTCTGGAAGGCGGCGCGCCCCACCACGACCTCCTCATGGCGAACGTATTCGCGCAGACCGAAGCGCTCGCCTTCGGCAAGAGCCTCCAGCAGGTCCTGGACGAGGGCGTCCCCGAAGACCTCGCCCCGCACCGCGTGTTCGACGGCAACCGCCCCACCAACACCATCCTCGCCGACCGCCTCACCCCGCACACGCTGGGCGCACTGATCGCCCTGTACGAACACAAGGTCTTCGTGCAGGGCGCCGTGTGGAACATCAACTCCTTCGACCAGTGGGGCGTCGAACTCGGCAAGGTCCTCGCCGGGAAGATCGTCCCCGAACTGCACGCGCCCGCAGCACCGGAGCTGCGCCACGACAGCAGCACCAACGCCCTGATCCGCCGCTACCGCGCCCGCCGCTGACCCGCACCCACCCCCACCGCCGGAGGCTTCCGTTCGGAGCCTCCGGCGTCTCATATCCCGAAAAGCCCACAGTTTCCAGACGGCGCCGCCTGCTATACATGCCCCTAGATCCCCCTCAACCCCCCGTTCGAAACCCCCCCAGGAGGCGCAGTGCGACTCACGCTGCAACCCACCCCCGAGCAGGCCCACGCCCTGAACGACACCCGCACCCACGTCAGCCGACTCATGAACGGCCTGCTCGTGCAGGCCCGCCGTCACCCCGACACGCCCACCGACGACCTCCTGCACGCCCACCCCGACGCCCCCACCCTGCCCCACGCCACCCGCCGCGCCGCCGCGCAGGCCGCACACAACGCCCGCCACAACACCCGCGGCGGCCTGAAAGGCGAGAGCTACTGGCTCGACGCCCGCAGCCTGCGCCTCAACCCCGACACCGGCCACGTCACCCTCTGGACCCTCCAGGGGCGCCACACCATCCCCACCCGGCTGGGCAACTACCAGCGCCACCTGCTCAAATCCGGCCGCGTCCAGGGCGGCCGCGTCACCCAGGCCCGCAACGGCGACTGGTACGTCAACGTCCAGCTCGACACCCCCGCCGCCCCCACCCGCCCGAAAGCAGGCGCCGATCCCCTGGCCTCCCGCACCGACCAGCTCGAACGGGAGGGGAAATACAGCGACATCGTCCGCCTCCTGCGCCGCCGCACCCTCACCTCGAAACAGAAGGGACAGCTCGCCCTCTCGCTGCTGGAAACCGGGGAGACAGACGCCGCAGAGATCCTTCTGCTGCGCGCGGCGGGTGACCACTATGCCGATGCCCGGATCCACCTGGGACTCAGCCTGCTGGCCGCCATGCGCAGCGATCCTGAAGCCCGGCTGGCTCATGCACGGCGCGGCCTGGATGCCAATCCGGATCAGGTGACGCGCTGGTGGCTGATCTGCTCACAAGCACGCGCTCTGGTGGAGCTTGGCAGCTCATCAGAAGCGCAGGAACTCATGGCCAGCGTCCTGGAGGAGATTCCGGTTTCAGAATTGCGGTCAAGAGCACGCGCGCTGTACTTTGCACAAAATGTGAGCGCGTCCATGGATGATTTTGAGTCCCAGGATCGCTATGCACGTGAAGCTCTGCGCTTATTTGATCTTCTGGGTGGTCATAGTGAAAGCCTGTCACTAAGGATGGACCTGGGATACCGCCTCTTCTTTGAGGGACGCCCGGAAGAATCGCTCAGTATGATTCATGAGGTTTTACGGCGAGCCGAAGAATCAAATGACCACCGCCGCGACACCACACATCTCATCCTGGGAGAGTTGTATCTTTTACAGGAGAAATTTGATACTGCACTTCACCATCTTGATCTCTCGATAGAAACCCAGAGCGTACAGGGGAGCGACCGTCTCAATGTACTGGCCCGAGCATTCAGAGCTGAATGCCTCTGGAGAACCAGCAAAATAGACCTCAATACATTTGAACGCCAGATAGATTCTCTGAATCCAAAACAGGAATTTGATTACATCGCACAGTCTTTCTATTCAGGATTAATCCACACAGAAAATAGGAATTATAATCTTGCCTTGCCAAAATTCGAAGCCGTGATTGATGGTGTGGCCTTATTAGATGGTTTCAGACTACGCGCTCATGCATTCAGGACGTTCTGCCGATGGTCAACCCATGCACCATTGGAGCAAGCCAGCACCGAACTAATCGAAGTGCTGTCCCGCATTGGCGGCGAACTGGCACTCGCCATCGATACAGACCGGCTCGCTCCCCTGTATGCGGCCTTCGCGGAACTTAAACTGGGCGGCGGTGCCGCGCGCCGTCTCGCGCTTCGCGCAAGGCCCGTCTTGAGGGTCACGCTGCTGGGTCAATTCACCCTTACTGTCAACGGCACAGAAGTACCAATCCGACTCAAGAAATCGCGTGAACTCTTAGCTTTCCTGTGTCTGAATGGTTCAGCCACACGCGACCAGTTGATGACCGCTCTTTGGAATGGAGAGATGCGGAGCGAATTGAATTCTTATTTCAAGCAGGCACTTCACGGCCTCCGGCAGGCACTCAAGCCGTTTCTTGGCATTCAAGATCCGCTGCCCTTAGCCGGCGGTGTCTACCGCCTGGCTGAAAAATTCGAAATTCGCTGCGACGCGACAGCCCTCCAAAACTGGCAACAGGCCAGCAGCGCCGTAGATAAACATAGGCTGGCCGACTCCTACCCTGGTGCACTTCTGCCGGAAGCCGAAACTGAATGGGCGACTGAAACACG encodes:
- the pgi gene encoding glucose-6-phosphate isomerase yields the protein MTITQTAAWSALLDHHRALEGTHLRDLFAQDAARGERLSAEGAGLYLDYSKNRVTDETLTLLLNLARETGVEAKRDAMFAGEKINVTEGRAVLHTALRAPAGATVLVDGHDVVPDVHEVLGRMAAFADQVRAGTWLGYTGRPLKNIVNIGIGGSDLGPVMAYEALKHYAQRDLTLRFVSNVDGTDLTEKTRDLNPAETLVIVSSKTFTTQETMANARSARAWLLAALGDESAVARHFVAVSTNAEAVQQFGIDTANMFGFWDWVGGRYSMDSAIGLSLMLAVGPAGFHELLAGFHAMDEHFRTAPLESNLPALLGMLGIWYNNFFGAQSHAVLPYDQYLAYFPAYLQQLDMESNGKHITLDGRAVDYQTGPVIWGQPGTNGQHAFYQLIHQGTKLIPCDFIGFCQTLNPLPLEGGAPHHDLLMANVFAQTEALAFGKSLQQVLDEGVPEDLAPHRVFDGNRPTNTILADRLTPHTLGALIALYEHKVFVQGAVWNINSFDQWGVELGKVLAGKIVPELHAPAAPELRHDSSTNALIRRYRARR